A window of [Clostridium] innocuum genomic DNA:
ATATGCACGGCTATTTGAACATCACACACACAGCCGGCTTTCAAATTTATATCACACTGCCGAAGGAGGATAAACCATGAGAATACTGATCGTTGATGATGACAAACTTGTATGCAGCTCTTTAAAAACCATATTGGAGGCACAGGGACAAACCATTGCGGGTATCGGCTGCAGCGGCCGGGAAGCATTGCAGCTGTACAGGGAAACCAACCCTGATGTCCTGTTGATGGATATCCGTATGGAGGGGATGAACGGCGTGGATGCCAGTGAAGCAATTCTACACAGCTTTCCGGATGCCCGCATTCTGTTTCTAACAACATTCTCCGATGATGACTATATCATTCGCGCCTTAAAGCTGGGAGTCAAGGGCTATATCCTTAAGCAGAACTTCGATTCCATCATTCCGGCTTTGGAGGCAGTGTATATGGGACAGAATGTTTTCAATACGGAAATTATCGCCAAGCTTCCCGATTTGCTGAAGCAGCATACAAAGGAAACGCTGTGCAGCTATGATTTGAATGAGCGGGAGCTGCATTTCATTCAGCTGGTTGCCAAGGGGCTCAACAACAAAGAGCTGGCACAGACGCTGTTCCTCAGCGAAGGGACAGTCCGCAACTATCTCAGCAGCCTGCTGGAAAAGCTGCAGCTGCGTGACCGTACCCAGCTTGCGATTTTCTATTACCAGAACCTGCAGTCAAAAGAAACATAACATGCCTTTAACTGCTGTCTTGAATAGCCTGTTCATAACAGGCTGTCATCAGAAAAAACAGGAAATTAGAAAGAATCAATTGCATTGGCTTATACGCATGTAATTGATTTTTTGTCCTGATGATGTGGCATCCTCTTCCAAATGGAAGCTCTTCTGGAATCACCCACCTCATTACGTTTCACTGGAGATGATCCTAAGCACAATGTCTTGTCACGATTGCTACATTTCGAAGCTGTATCCATTCATCACCGTGTTGTACGCTCCTAAAGTATCTGTTCATCCCTCTATGCAGGAGTGTGATGCGGCATAAAAAAATGGGCAAAGCACCCTACAGGTAGCTTCCTGTATACAGTCAGTGGCAGCTGCACAAAAAAACGAAGCTGCAGGAGTTTTGATCCTTGCGGCTTCGTTTTCATTTACTTATTGATTTCACTGATGATGCGCTCGATTTTATTTCCGCGTTCCAAAGAGTCATCCAGCTTGAAAATCAGCTCCGGTACCTTACGGATCGTCATCCGCTTGGCGAGCTCGCTGCGCAGGTAGCCCCTGCTGCGATCCAGTGCCTTCATACCGGCTTCCTCTCTTGGCTTCTGCCCCAGGAAAGAAACATAAATCTTCGCAATGGATAAATCATTGGTCACCGTAACATCGGTAATCGTAATAAATCCGATTTTGGGATCCTTGAGAGAAAACTGGATAATCTCCGAAATTTCCTTCTGAATAATTCCCGCTATTTTTTCAGCCTTTAATGTCATGTTATCACCTTATGTTTATTCTGGCTCAACCTGCTGATCTTCATACGCCTCAATAACATCATCCACCTTGATATCGTTGAAGTTCTCGATTGTCAGACCGCATTCATAGCCGCTGGTTACTTCCTTGGCATCATTCTGGAAACGTTTCAATGATCCCAGCTTGCCGGTGTAGATAACCACGCCCTCACGAATCAGACGAACACCGCATTCCTTGCGCAGACAGCCATCGGTAACCATACACCCGGCAATCGTTCCCACTTTGGAGACCTTGTAAATCTGACGCACCTCAGCCTGTCCGATGACAACCTCTTCATAAACAGGAGCCAGCATACCTTTCATGGCATTTTCCATTTCTTCCAATGCCTTATAAATAATATTGTGCAGACGGATTTCAATTCCTTCCTCTTCTGCTTTTTTACGTACCAGCGCGTTAGGACGTACGTTGAAGCCGTAAATTACGGCATGGGATGCACTTGCCAGCAGAATATCGGATTCTGTTATTGCCCCCGCCTGAGAACGAATGACATTGACACGTACGCCCTGTACGTCGATTTTTTCCATGCTTGCACGAACTGCTTCCGCACTACCCTGTACATCGGCCTTGATAATCAGGTTGACCTCCTGTACTTCTCCTTCTTCAATCTGACGAGCCAGATCATCCAAAGACATCGCAGCGCCTGTCGCATTCCGTTCGGAAGCGATCTTGTTGTTCAGACGCGTTTCCGCAATCTGACGGGCTTTCTTTTCATGATCGAATGCCTTGAAGATATCTCCGGCAATCGGCACATCGTTCAAACCGATAATTTCCACCGGTGTGGAAGGCAGAGCCTTCTTGATTTCACGACCGTGATCATCCGTCATCTTTCGCACCTTACCAAAGGCCGTACCAACAACGACTGCATCCCCGGTATGCAGGGTACCACCCTGTACGAGCAGCGTGGTAACAGGACCGCGCCCCTTATCCAGCTTCGCCTCGATAACCGTTCCGGTTGCCAGCTTGTTTGGATTGGCACGGAAATTGTATACCTCGGATACGACCAGAATGGTTTCCAGCAGATCACTGACACCGGTTCCGAATTTTGCAGAGATATCCGCGTAAATCGTATCTCCGCCCCATTCCTCCGGCATCAGACCAAGCTCACTCATTTCGGAAACAATGCGTTCACGGTTCGCACCGGCCTTGTCAATTTTGTTGACTGCAACGATAACCGGTACACCTGCAGCCTTGGCATGGTCAACGGCCTCCTTGGTCTGCGGCATTACACCGTCATCGGCAGCGACAACGATAATAACCAAATCGGTAACCTTGGCACCCCGGGCACGCATTGCGGTAAAGGCCTCATGTCCCGGTGTATCCAGGAAGGTAACCCGCTTTCCCTTTACATTTACCTGATAGGCACCGATATGCTGGGTAATACCACCAAACTCGCCTTCTGTAACATGTGTCTTACGGATGGTATCCAGTAACGTTGTTTTACCATGATCAACATGTCCCATGATGGTAACGACCGGAGGACGATTTTCCAGAAGGGCTTCATCCTCTGCCTCTTCCATCTGTTCTTCAAAATCACTTTCTTCTATAATAATTTCCTTGTGCACATCTACATTCCATTCCATGCAGACAAGCTCAATTGTCTCATCGTCCAGCGTGGAGTTGATGGTAACCATTGTTCCCATCATGAACAGCAGCTTGATAACCTCACTCGCATTGCGGTTCAGCTTTTCTGCCAGCTCTCCTACACTCAGCGGTCCGTTGTATGTGATTTCCTTTACTTCTACACGTTCCTTCTTCGGTGTAAAATTCGTGTTTGTGTTTCTTGATCGGTTGTTGTTATTCCCCTTCCGATTGTTATTTCCTCTTCTATGCTGTTGTCTTGCCATATAATCACCTAGCCTTTCAAGCAAGCTGCAATCTTCTCTGCAAATCCCTTGTCAAGAATTGCGATTGCTTTTCTGTTGCGATCGCCGATCGCCATATTCATCAATGCTCCATCCATGTAAACACAGGGAACCTTGTAAAAGCTGCATTTATCGTTCAGCTTCTTTTTCGCATTGTCACCGATATCCTCTGCCAGAATCAGCAGATGGACATGACGGGCACGAAGCTGCGTGTAGACGATTTCTCCGGTAGCCGTTTTTCTTGCACGTGCCGCCAGTCCCAGTATGCCCGTCACATCCTTCATTTGCTAAACATCTCCTTCAGCTTATCGTAGATTTCCTCAGGTATTTCACATTCCAGAGAACGTACCAGTGATTTTCTCTTCATCGCAGCCTCCAGCGCCTCTACACTGCGTTTCAGATAAGCTCCGCGGCCGTTGCGTTTTCCGGTTTCATCTATTTCAATTGTTCCCTCCGGTGTACGGACAATACGGATCAGCTCTTTTTTCGGAAGACTTTCATTGGTAGCCACACATTTACGCATCGGTATTTTCTTCATGTCGCATCTACCTCCTTACATCTTATTCTTCGTAATACTTATCATATTCATCGAAGTCGATTTCATCATGTATCCAGTCGCTCTCTTCAATCTCACGCTCTTCACGTTCGATTTCCGCAAGCTCCTCCTCGGAATAGATCGGCTTCATTTCATAATCCTTCTTGTTCAGGTCAAAGGTTGGCTTACGGCGCTCCTCTTTTTCCTCGTATTTGTCGTATTTCTTATAGCGTGGTTTTGCAGCGGCCTTATCATCCTGCTTCGCTGATGCATCTGCCAGTGTTTCGAATTTGGAACGGTATTCCTGTTTTTCCTTCAGGTTCAGACCCTCCTGCTTCTGCTTTTCTCTGGCAATGCGGGCAGCCTTTTCCAGGTCGGTTTCTTCCTGCGGCTGTGCTTCCTCAACCACCTCTTCAACAGGGGCAGACACACTTGCTTCCTCAACAGCCGTTGACGCTGTGGCTTCCACAGGTTCACTGCTTTCTTCCACAACCGATTCACTGACAGCCTCTTCCGTTACAGCCTCCTGGAAGCTTACGCCTGCATCATCCAGACTGAGTGCATCCTGCGGCTGTGCGTTTTCTTCAAAGCGCTCCATCTGTGCAGCAAGCTTGGCCTCCTGCTGACGTGCCAGGAATTCCTCGCGCTGCTTCATTGCGATTTCCTTCCAGTTGATACCTGCTGCGTCCACATCGGTTTCCGCCTTGATATCGATTTTGTTTCCGGTCAGCTTTACAGCCAGCCGTGCGTTCTTTCCGCGCTTACCGATAGCCAGGGATAACTGATTATCCGGTACGACAACGAGCAGTCCGCCCTTGCGCTCCTCACTCGGGATAACCGCCAGAACCTCAGCCGGAGACAGTGCATTTTTAATCAGCTCCGTCACATCCTCGCTCCATTCAAAGATATCGATTTTCTCTCCGCCCAGCTCATCGATGATAACCTGTACGCGCTGTCCTCTTGGACCGATGCAGGCACCGATCGGATCGATGTTTTCATTGTGCGAATAGACTGCCATTTTCGTACGCTCTCCCGCTTCCCGCGCGATCGCCTTGATTTCAATAATACCCTGGAAGATTTCCGGAACCTCTTTTTCAAACAGACGCTTTACCAGTGTCGCATCCCCGCGGGATACCAGTACCTGTGCACCCTTGGTTTCCTTGTTTACCTCTGTGATTACCACACGGATCATTTCACCCTCACGGTAGCGCTCATTGGGTATCTGCTGATTTTTCGGCATCAAAGCAAGAGTCTTACCGATATTGACAACACAGAATTTCTCCTCGACAGATTCAATCGTCCCCATGACCATTTCCTCCACCTTATCGCAGTATTCCTCATACACCACAAGCTTTTCTGCCTCGCGGATTTTCTGCTTCATGACATTCTTTGCCAGAATAACAGCTGCGCGTCCCAGATCGGCTATACTGACTTCCTCTTCCACAACACCGCCGAGCTCCAGCTCCTGATTGACGCGCTTTGCGTCCTCCAAGGAGATTTCCAGCTCGTCATCCTCTACGTTTTCAACAATCAGACGCTGCTGATAGACCTTGATATCACCGGATTTTTCGTTGACATCCACGCGTACCAGCGCATCCGGTATTTCGATATGCTTACGGAATGCCTTTGCCAGAGCTTCCTGCAGGGCATCCACAACGACTTCCTTGGAAAGCTTTCTATCGGTTTCGATTGCCTGCATCGCAGCCATAAAATCTTTTAATTTCATTTCTTATTCGCATCCTTTCTAAATTTTCACAGACAGACGGATAAGTGCGATGTTATCCATCTCGATTTCCGCCTTCTTCTTCACGGCCTTTGCCATGTAATCCAGATAAACCGTATTGTTTTCAAATGCTGTCAGGGTTCCTTTTATCTCATCCATGCCAGCCCTTGGATTCTTTAGCTTCACATATACAAATTCGCCGATGGCATCCCTGATCTGTTCTTCACTTTTCAATTCCCGCTCTGCACCGGGAGAACAGACCTCCAGAAAATATTCACTGGCAATCATATCCATTTCATCCAGCATTGTGCTGATTTTTTCAGACTGTGCGGCACAGGTATCAATGTCCATACTGCCGTCCTTATGCATAATCGACACCTGCAGAATGCGCATGCTGCCTTCGGTATGCCAGGCAACATCATACAGCTCTATACCGTCTTCTGCCACAAGCGGAGTGATCAGTTCTTTCAGTTTTTGTATTTGATCCATAACATTCTCCTTTACAAACATAATGAAGGAGTGGGCTTGACCCACTCCGGTTGAAGTATCTGTACATAATATACCACGAAACAGGTCAAACATCAACCTTTTTTCCAAAAGGCAGAAAAAAAGCCGCATGTACGGCCTTTACTCTATTTTTCTACGATGGTTTTTCCGTTGTATTCACCACAAGAACACATTTTGTGCGGCACCTTGTACTCACCGCAAGCCGGACATTTTACTAATGTCGGTGCAGCTAATTTATAATGAGTTCTACGTTTTGCTTTTCTTGTTTTTGAATTACGTCTCTGTTGAACAGCCATGTTAGCACCTCCTACTTAATCTTCCAATTTGAATTCTTTCAACTTTGCTAAACGAGGATCGATTTCTTTGCTTTTTTCTTTTATGTAATCTTCCTCTTTGACAACTTCCCAACCGTCACCTTTAGGATACTGTGTCAGTCCTTCCTTCACAATTTTCAGGGGAACCTCCATCACTATCAATTGAAAGATCACCGGCAATAACTCTACGACATCACCTTTAACTTCGTGTACATCTTCGTCATCTGTCTTTTCGAAGGAGAACACTTCTAAAGATTTTGTATGGAAATCATATTCTACATCCTCAAGGGTTATAGAACACGGTACTATCATCACGCCTTCAATATCCAGATCTGCAAATACGCGTTCACTGGAAGCCTCGTAATGAACATTCCCTGATACCGTAACATCCTGCAATCCTCTGATCTGATGCATCTTAGAAAATACCTCGGGCTCAAATCGGATCATTTCGTCAAATTCGATCGTTGCATCCTTCGCCTGCAGCAGTTCCATTCTGGACCATTTCAAAAGAATCACCTCGTTGTCTGACCTATCCTATTATAAGGAAAATCTGCGACAAAGTCAACACCATCTTCTCTTCCATAGGCTAGCTTATATATTAAACCACAAAACAGGAGGAATGAAAAGTATTTTTTTCATTTTTCTTTTCATTTCCGGGATTTTACGTATTTTTTTCTTCCACCTTTAAAAGAAATGCAGAAACATCCTCATATACAAGCAGATGATCCGGTTCATTCAGTATTTCATGACGCATGCCGTCAAACAGTCTGGCACTGACATCGCTGTAGCCGACTTCACGCAGAAGTCCGGCTGCCTCCTGAAACTTCCCGCGACTGATGATACAGGGATCCTCACTGCCTGCGATAAAGCGAATCGGCAGTGTCCTGTTGCGCAGCGTCCAGTTTTTGCGTTCATAGACATCCTGCATCAGGGAAAAGAGGTTTTCAAATCCGTTGAGGGTAAAGGTATACCCGCAAAGCGGATCCCGGTCATAGGCACGCACAACCTCCATGTCCGAGCACAGCCATACATTGTCGCTGCCCTCCTCTGCAAAGCCATCACAATGATTGCCGAATGCCATCTTCTGTATAAGCGGGCTGCGATAGTGTGCACCCTTCATGCACTTCATAAGCTTGCACAGCAGCTTTCCGGCTCCGGCAGCCGGATTTTTGCTGGGACTGCCGCAGACAATCAGTGCATCAATGGTATCATCGTAGCGTTTCAGATAGGCTCGTACCGCCAGTGAGCCCATGCTGTGTCCAAACATATAAATCTTCAAGGACGGATACTCCCTGTGCAGCTGCGCATTCAGCTGCCGGATATCTTCTATCAGTGCCGCAGCTTTCGTTGTGCCCATATAGCCCAGATCATCTTCCCCGCGAATACTTTTGCCATGACCGCGATGATCATGCAGCACACACAGATATCCCAGCTCTCCAAGATACTGCATAAAATCCATATACCGCTCCTTG
This region includes:
- the infB gene encoding translation initiation factor IF-2 — encoded protein: MARQQHRRGNNNRKGNNNNRSRNTNTNFTPKKERVEVKEITYNGPLSVGELAEKLNRNASEVIKLLFMMGTMVTINSTLDDETIELVCMEWNVDVHKEIIIEESDFEEQMEEAEDEALLENRPPVVTIMGHVDHGKTTLLDTIRKTHVTEGEFGGITQHIGAYQVNVKGKRVTFLDTPGHEAFTAMRARGAKVTDLVIIVVAADDGVMPQTKEAVDHAKAAGVPVIVAVNKIDKAGANRERIVSEMSELGLMPEEWGGDTIYADISAKFGTGVSDLLETILVVSEVYNFRANPNKLATGTVIEAKLDKGRGPVTTLLVQGGTLHTGDAVVVGTAFGKVRKMTDDHGREIKKALPSTPVEIIGLNDVPIAGDIFKAFDHEKKARQIAETRLNNKIASERNATGAAMSLDDLARQIEEGEVQEVNLIIKADVQGSAEAVRASMEKIDVQGVRVNVIRSQAGAITESDILLASASHAVIYGFNVRPNALVRKKAEEEGIEIRLHNIIYKALEEMENAMKGMLAPVYEEVVIGQAEVRQIYKVSKVGTIAGCMVTDGCLRKECGVRLIREGVVIYTGKLGSLKRFQNDAKEVTSGYECGLTIENFNDIKVDDVIEAYEDQQVEPE
- the rbfA gene encoding 30S ribosome-binding factor RbfA; its protein translation is MTLKAEKIAGIIQKEISEIIQFSLKDPKIGFITITDVTVTNDLSIAKIYVSFLGQKPREEAGMKALDRSRGYLRSELAKRMTIRKVPELIFKLDDSLERGNKIERIISEINK
- a CDS encoding YlxR family protein, which codes for MKKIPMRKCVATNESLPKKELIRIVRTPEGTIEIDETGKRNGRGAYLKRSVEALEAAMKRKSLVRSLECEIPEEIYDKLKEMFSK
- a CDS encoding ribosome maturation factor RimP, with product MRLFFCLLEKRLMFDLFRGILCTDTSTGVGQAHSFIMFVKENVMDQIQKLKELITPLVAEDGIELYDVAWHTEGSMRILQVSIMHKDGSMDIDTCAAQSEKISTMLDEMDMIASEYFLEVCSPGAERELKSEEQIRDAIGEFVYVKLKNPRAGMDEIKGTLTAFENNTVYLDYMAKAVKKKAEIEMDNIALIRLSVKI
- a CDS encoding response regulator transcription factor translates to MRILIVDDDKLVCSSLKTILEAQGQTIAGIGCSGREALQLYRETNPDVLLMDIRMEGMNGVDASEAILHSFPDARILFLTTFSDDDYIIRALKLGVKGYILKQNFDSIIPALEAVYMGQNVFNTEIIAKLPDLLKQHTKETLCSYDLNERELHFIQLVAKGLNNKELAQTLFLSEGTVRNYLSSLLEKLQLRDRTQLAIFYYQNLQSKET
- a CDS encoding 50S ribosomal protein L7, whose protein sequence is MKDVTGILGLAARARKTATGEIVYTQLRARHVHLLILAEDIGDNAKKKLNDKCSFYKVPCVYMDGALMNMAIGDRNRKAIAILDKGFAEKIAACLKG
- a CDS encoding alpha/beta hydrolase; this encodes MTTTLQEYSFISDADALEISVLRCTPAGRPRAIIQLVHGMAEHKERYMDFMQYLGELGYLCVLHDHRGHGKSIRGEDDLGYMGTTKAAALIEDIRQLNAQLHREYPSLKIYMFGHSMGSLAVRAYLKRYDDTIDALIVCGSPSKNPAAGAGKLLCKLMKCMKGAHYRSPLIQKMAFGNHCDGFAEEGSDNVWLCSDMEVVRAYDRDPLCGYTFTLNGFENLFSLMQDVYERKNWTLRNRTLPIRFIAGSEDPCIISRGKFQEAAGLLREVGYSDVSARLFDGMRHEILNEPDHLLVYEDVSAFLLKVEEKNT
- the nusA gene encoding transcription termination/antitermination protein NusA, with the protein product MKLKDFMAAMQAIETDRKLSKEVVVDALQEALAKAFRKHIEIPDALVRVDVNEKSGDIKVYQQRLIVENVEDDELEISLEDAKRVNQELELGGVVEEEVSIADLGRAAVILAKNVMKQKIREAEKLVVYEEYCDKVEEMVMGTIESVEEKFCVVNIGKTLALMPKNQQIPNERYREGEMIRVVITEVNKETKGAQVLVSRGDATLVKRLFEKEVPEIFQGIIEIKAIAREAGERTKMAVYSHNENIDPIGACIGPRGQRVQVIIDELGGEKIDIFEWSEDVTELIKNALSPAEVLAVIPSEERKGGLLVVVPDNQLSLAIGKRGKNARLAVKLTGNKIDIKAETDVDAAGINWKEIAMKQREEFLARQQEAKLAAQMERFEENAQPQDALSLDDAGVSFQEAVTEEAVSESVVEESSEPVEATASTAVEEASVSAPVEEVVEEAQPQEETDLEKAARIAREKQKQEGLNLKEKQEYRSKFETLADASAKQDDKAAAKPRYKKYDKYEEKEERRKPTFDLNKKDYEMKPIYSEEELAEIEREEREIEESDWIHDEIDFDEYDKYYEE
- the rpmF gene encoding 50S ribosomal protein L32, yielding MAVQQRRNSKTRKAKRRTHYKLAAPTLVKCPACGEYKVPHKMCSCGEYNGKTIVEK